TGCTGTAAATCAAGATCCTACAGCGGAGCAGCTTGTCGATATAGCAATCCAAAGTGCTGAATCTGCAAAGAAATTTGGCATTGAGCCGCGTGTTGCAATGATTAGCTATAGTACAGGCTCCTCAGGCTCAGGTGTACAAGTTGAAAAAGTGCGTACAGCTACAGAGCTACTCAAGCAAAAAGCTCCAGAGTTATTGGTTGATGGACCACTTCAATATGATGCAGCAATGATTGAAAGTGTCGCCAAGCAAAAAGCTCCAGATAGTCCAGTTGCAGGCAGAGCAACAGTATTAATCTTTCCAGATTTAAATACCGGTAATACAGTATACAAAGCAGTCCAAAGAAGCGCTAATGTCTTAAGTATTGGTCCGGTGTTACAAGGTATTAATAAGCCTGTAAATGATCTTTCAAGAGGAGCAACAGTTGATGATATAACATATACGATTGCAATTACAGCTATTCAGGCAATATAAATTTAGGAGTATTTGATTATGTCTAATAACCTTTTAAACAAAGTAATAAGTAAATATTCTTTTAGTGGTAATAGAAGTTTTACGGTAGTTAACCCTGCAACTAATCAAGTTATATGTAGTCTTGAAGAAAAATCAGCCCAATATGTTGAAGATAGTATCCTAGTTTCAAAACATGCTCAAAATGCCTTTAGAAATAAGCTCGCTATTGAAAAATCAAAACTTTTAGCAATGTGGTATGATTTAGTTATAGATAATATTGATGATTTAGCAGAGATTATTACACTAGAAAGTGGTAAGCCGCTAGCCGAAGCAAAAGTTGAAGTTCAATATGGTGCAAATTTTATTCAATGGTATGCAGAGAAAGCCAAAAGAATAGATTCACGCGTTTTTGACCCTAATATTAATAATGCTGAAGGTAGAGTTGATTACTATCCTGTTGGTGTGGTTGCGGCAATTACTCCTTGGAACTTCCCGTTTGCGATGATTACGCGAAAAGCAGCTCCAGCATTAGCTGCTGGCTGTAGTGTTATACTTAAGCCATCAGAGCTAACTCCTCTTACAGCTCTTGCAGCTAGAGAGCTTTTTATCGCTGCTGGAGCTGAAGAGAGTCTTTTGCAGGTAATTTGTGGTGATTCAAGTGTTATCGGTAAAGAACTACAAAAGAGTAGTTTGGTTAGAAAAATAACTTTTACTGGATCTACAAGAGTTGGTAAGCTGCTAATGCAACAAGCAGCTGAAACTGTCAAAAAGGTTTCATTAGAACTAGGTGGCAATGCACCATTTATAGTCTTTGACAATGCTAATCTAGAAAAAGCTGTTGAGAGTCTTATCACAGCTAAGATTAGAAATGCCGGCCAAGTATGTATAGCACCAAATCGAGTATTTGTGCATAACTCTATAAATAAAGAGTTTATTACAAAATTAAAAACTGCGCTTGTAAATCTTAAGCAAGGTAATGGTTTGGATACTGATGTCAAAATAGGTCCTTTGATTAATAAAGCAGCGGTTGAGAAAGTCCAACAGCATGTAGATGATGCTTTAGCAAAAGGTGCTAAGTTAGTATGCGGCGGTAGGATAAATCCAAAATTAGGTGGAAATTTCTATGAAGCTACTATTTTAGAAGATATGCAAGATAGTATGGTTGCAAGTTGTGAAGAAACTTTTGGTCCTATTATTGCTATTTTTGGCTTTGACTCCGAAAATGAGGTTATCCAACGAGCAAATAACACAAAATATGGTTTAGCAAGCTATTTCTTTAGTAATGACATCAATCAAATCAGAAGAGTTAGAAATGCTTTAGCATATGGTATGGTTGGTATAAATACGGGAACTATATCAAATGAGAAAGCGCCTTTTGGTGGTATCAAAGAGTCAGGGCTTGGTAGAGAAGGTTCTGATGATGGTATTTATGAGTTTCTTGAGGCTAAGTATAGTATGCAGGTTTTTGGTTAGTTAATTAAAGTAAAAGGTATTTAAGGAGTCATCTTGCGTATTAAGTCAGTAATTATTTCAAGTATTGGTAGTACTTTTGAGACTTTTGATTTTCATATCTTTGGTTTATTTGCCTTGCAGATATCAATGTCGCTATTGCATAAAGATACTTTTAATAGTTCACTTATCTTGATTTTTGCTATTTTTGGAGCCGGTTATTTTGCTCGGCCATTAGGGGCTATATTTTGGGGTAATCTTGGTGATAAATATGGTCGTACCGTGCCGTTTAAGTGGACAGTTATCCTGATAGGGATATCTTCCTTAGTGATAGCTGTATTACCAAGTAGCAGTGTTATTGGCGTATTTTCGCCTTTGATATTAGCAGCATGCCGCTTAATTCAAGGCTTCTCATTTGGTGGTGAGTTAATTGCTGCAGTTTTATTAGTTTATGAACAACCGGCAAAACGCAAAAGTTTCTATACCTCATTAGTTATCTTTTGTGCAACTTTTGGCATGATTTTAGCATCAATAGTTTATTATTTTTTAAGTCTTGTACTTACTACAGAGCAATTTTTTGCCTTTAGCTGGCGTCTGGCATTTGCTTTTGGCGGTATTGCTGTATTAGTGAGCTATTTTTGGCGTGCTTCAATTCAAGAAACATTAGTTACTGAGTTTATTGGTCAGCGTGGTTTAGTTGCCTTGGAGCTGCTAAAAACTAATATTAAGCTACTTTTACGCTGTGTTTTGACTGTTGCAGCTACAGCAATATTTCTCTCAACGTTTATAGTGTTTTTGCCAACATTTTGCCAAAAAAGCCTTGGTTTTGATAAGGTTATGACATCTGTATATGTCTTAGTAACAATAGTAACTTATGCAATCTCAGCATTGGCTGGTGGCTATCTTGGTGATATTATTGGTAATAAAAAGACACAAGCTCTAGGTATAATTTTAGCGATAATTATACTTATACCATTAGCTATATCATTGTTAGCAAAATCTACTGTTGCACTGGTGTTTATAGGGTTATTTGCGATTGCCAATGGTTTGGTAAATGCAAATTATATGATTGTGGTTTTAAATAGGTTTGATAAATTACAGAGATTTAGTGGCTTAGCTATTACCCAAAATATTTCAATGGCATTGTTTATGGGAGTTTTACCAGTACTATTTGCCTATTTGGTAGCTGACTTGAAACTACTTTCAGCACCGTTTTATATTTTATTTGTTTTATATCTTGTAGCTTTGTTGTCATTATTTGACTAAATATTCAATAGTTTTTGCTTGTATTATTGATATATTAGCTTACATTCCGCGCTTTAGTTTAATTTGTTTGCTTGTTAATATTTGTTCTTAGTCTTCTTTATCATTTCTGCTATAATACTATGATTAATTTTAGCTATTTAAATTATTATAAAAATTTTAAAGGGTTAGTTTGAATATGAGAACACATTATAGCTCAGATATTAATGAAAAATTACAAGGTCAAAAAGTTACTGTATGCGGCTGGGTTCATCGTCGTAGAGATCATGGTGGCGTTATTTTTTTGGATATTAGAGATAGAACAGGGCTAGTACAATTAGTTTTTAATCCCGATGATGATAATTTCAAAGTTGCTGACAGTTTAAGATCTGAATTTGTGATTAAAGCTGAAGGTGTTGTTAACTTAAGACCAGAAGGCCAAGAAAACAAAAGTATTGCTAGTGGTAAGGTTGAGATAGTCGGCGATAGTATAGAAGTTATTAATAAATCTAAAACTATCCCATTTCAGTTAGATGATTATCAGGCAACTGGGGAAGATGTTAAGCTTAAGTATCGTTATATTGATCTGCGTCGTCCAGAAATGCAGCATAAATTGATTACGCGTTCAAAGGCAATTCGTTATGTACGTAACTTTTTAGATAGTAATGGTTTTCTTGATATTGAAACTCCATTTTTAACAAAAGCTACTCCAGAAGGTGCGAGAGATTATCTTGTGCCAAGTCGTAATTTTAATGGTAGGTTTTATGCTTTGCCGCAATCGCCACAGCTTTTTAAGCAGCTTTTGATGGTTTCAGGTTTTGATAGATATTATCAAATTGTTAAATGTTTTCGTGATGAAGACTTAAGAGCAGATAGACAACCTGAATTCACCCAGATAGATATTGAAGCTTCATTTATTGATGAGGCTTTTATTATGTCTACTATGGAGAAAATGATAGCTGGGCTTTTCAAAGAAACTATCGGTGTTGAGTTTAGCACCCCTTTCCAAGTAATGGCTTTTGCTGATGCTATCGATAAGTATGGTTCAGATAAACCTGACCTAAGAATCCCTCTTGAGTTTGTAAATATTAAAGAAGAGATGCAAAATGAAGAATTCAAAGTATTCTCAGGGCCAGCAAATGATCCACAAGCTCGTGTTATTGCGATGAGAATCCCAGCAGGTAATGACAAGCTTACACGTAAGATGATCGATGAGTATACTAATTTTGTTGGTATCTACGGTGCTAGAGGCCTAGCATATATCAAGATTAATTCGTTATCACAAGGCAAAGACGGCTTGCAATCACCAATTGTAAAAAACATCTCTGAAAAGACATTGTTTAAAGTGATTGAGAAAACTGGTGCTAAAGAGGGCGATTTATTATTCTTTGGTGCTGGCAAGGCTAAGATCGTAAATGACTCAATGGGTGCATTAAGAGCTAAAATTGGCGAAGACCTTAATTTATTTGATAAAGATTGGGCGCCGTTGTGGGTTGTTGATTTTCCGATGTTTGAGAAAGATGATAATCGTTTATATGCAATGCATCATCCATTTACAGCACCTAAGGTTAGCTCAGTTGAAGAGTTAGAGAGCACTAATCCAGAACAGCTAAGTTCAAGAGCTTATGATATAGTTATCAATGGTTATGAAGTAGGTGGCGGTTCTATTCGTATTCATAAGCATGATATCCAGGCGAAAGTGTTTAACTTGTTGGGTATTTGTGATGAAGAAGCGCGTGAGAAGTTTGGCTTTATGCTTGATGCTTTATCATATGGTACCCCTATCCATGGTGGTATAGCTTTTGGTGTTGATAGGCTTATTATGCTACTTACTGGTACTACAAATATCCGTGATGTAATAGCTTTCCCTAAGACACAGACAGCAAGCTGCCTAATGACAGAAGCACCATCAACAGTTTCTTTAGAGCAGCTTAATGAGCTTGGCATAGCTGTTAAGAAAGAAGATAAATAATCACAATTTACTAATTATTTATTATAAATTTCGTTTGCATCTAAAAATTACAATTATATAAATCGCTCTAATAATTCTTTTATAGTTATTAAACTGTATAATAAATCTAAGGTTGTTTTTATATTGTTTAAGAGTAAATGATGAATATAGCACAAGTATGCCCTGCGGTTATTCCTGTGAATAACTATGGAGGAACAGAGAGAGTTATCTATTGGTTATCTGGAGCTCTGGCTGAGCTAGGTCATCAAGTTTTATTAATAGCACCGAAAGGAAGCTATCATGAAAATACTAATGTCAAGATTATCGAATGTGAAGATTTTACTAATATAGCCACAGTAGTACCGCAAAATATAGATATTGTACATATTCATGATCTAAATTATATAGATCAAGTAAAATCTTTTAATTGGTTACTCACAATACATGGCAATGATAAAAAAAAGGTTTTTAATAATCCCTACCCACAAAATATCGTCGGCATAAGTAGAAATCATGCGGTTGCTCATAATCTTAGACACTATGTATATAATGGAGTAGACTCACGAGAGTTTATTTTTAGTCCACAAAAACAAGATCATTTTTTGTTTTTTTCTAAAGTATCTTATCGTGCAAAAGGGGTTGATCAGGCAATAAAAATTTGCTGTAAGAGTGGTGTTAAGTTAGAAATATATGGTGGTGATAGGAAGAAATTAATCAGAAATCCCAAATCATTTTTATTAAGCTTTAAAAAAGATATAAATATCAAGGGTTATGCATCTGGAGAGAAAAAAGCGCAAGCGTTCTCTCAAGCTAAAGCTTTGTTATTTCCAATCCAGTGGTCAGAGCCATTTGGACTTGTAATGGTTGAAGCGATGATGAGTGGAACTCCAGTCATCGCGCTAAATAGAGGTTCTGTTTCAGAGGTTGTTAGTTTTGAATCAGGCTTTGTAGTTAACTACTTAGAACAAATGGTAGATGCTATCAGCAAAATTGATACGATTGATCCTTATAAATGTAGACAGTACGCTATAGCTAACTTTGATATATCTGTTTGTGCAAAAAACTATGTTAAAGAGTATGAAAGAGTTATCGCAGCTACTTGCAAAAAATAGCCCTGCTATTCATTTTTACACTAAGTCAGTTAGAGCATTTTAGTAAGATGTTTTGTTTAAATCAAAATACTTCTTCATAACAAGCAAAGAAATCAAATCTTCTCTTTGTCTATTTTTGAATTGATTAACATATTCATTAGCGTTTTTAATTATTTTTAGAGCTTCTTTAGGGTGATTGTTATAATAATCGATTTTCTCTTGAATGTCTGAGTAATCATCTTTTAAAAGCACATAGTGGTGATCCGGTAAAAGTGTACCTTCCATAAACCATGTTTCATATTTTGGTTTGGTCATAAAACATAGTGAATTTGAGTTCATAATCCATTTGAGGTTAGTAGCAACATCATAGCCTTCTATACTAATAATATATTTGTACTTAAGCTGTTCTTCTATGCTCAAAAAGCCTTTATTGAAAGGTTCTCGTACAGAAGTTTTGCGTGTGTCACCAAAATTTGTATTAGGCAAGTTATAATAGTTTTTTATAAAATATTGTCTGGCAGGTTGATGACAAGCTCCTCTAAATACTGCCATGTTTAGTTTATCTTCAAATTTTTGATTATCATCAAAAAAACTAAAATGCCTGACCTTGTCAAGTTTTAGCACAATAGAGTTTTGGTTATCATCGGATATTGGTCTACTTTTTACAAAAGTTGGTTGCTTGGGTATTTTAGTAAGGTCATAAAAAGCAGTAGTAAAGCTATTTTGTTTACTGAAGTATACTAAAAATTCTTTAAAATCAAAAAAGTAAGCTGAATTAATTGATTTTTTTGCTAAGCTATTATCAGCAATATCAAACACTGGCATATTTCTCTTAAAAGTTTTCCAGCTAAAACTATTCTGCAACGAAAAAGGCTTAGATAATTTGTTATAGTAATTAACTCTATATTCAATATAGTCTTTGTCAAATTTTGAGATATTTGCTAATTTGTGTGCAAGTCTCAGTTCAAAAATCTTTTTAGGAATAATAGCCCTACTAAGATGTTTTGTATAATATTTTAACTTTTTCATGTTTTATAGTTCCTATTGTTGCAAAAACAAAGATATTCTTTATAGTTTTATGATATATTTTGAAACTGATTGAATAAGAATAATACATAAAAATGCAAAAAAATTCTCTAGTAATCTTTAAATCTAAACCAGCAAAAGTTGTTGATGTCTTAGATAAAAAAATTGAGATTGAGACTCTTGATGGTAAAAATATCAAGCTACCTGCAAAGAATGTTCAATTACTCGTAGATTCAGAAAAGGATTTTGAACTTGAGAGTTTAAAAGAGTTAAATATAGCCGAGCTTGAGGTGACTTGGGAGCTATTACAGGAGCAACAAAAAACCTCTATCATCGAATTATGTGAGTTGCTCTTTGAAACCGTTGACATTAATCAAGCTTATACAGTTTGGCTTTTAGTTTCTGAAGGAGTGTACTTTAGCTTTGATGATGATTTTAGTATAAAGATTCATTCGCAACAGCAAAAAGATACAATACTTAGGAACAAGCAAGAAAAACAGCATAAAGAGCAAGAGCTTAATGATTTTATCGAACGCTTGAATAACAAAAATTTCAATGAAGAGGATAAAAAATTCCTTCAGGAAATAGAAGCTTTGGCAACACTTAAAACTACTAAGTGTCGTTTCTTTAAGTACTTAAACATCGAAGAGTCTGAGAATAGCGCGTATAAGTTGCTATTAGATATAGGCTATTGGGATGAGTTTTTTAATCCTTATCTATATAGATATGGCGCCGAGTTAGAAAATAATCCTGCAGAATTTAAATATAATTTTGAGTCAGATAATCAGCGTGTAAATCTAACTCATTTGCATGCTTATGCTATTGATGATGAAGGTAGTAATGATCCAGATGATGCGATTAGCTGGGACCCAGATAGAAATAAAATTTGGGTACATATTGCTGACCCTTCTTCTAGTATTAGCTTTGGTGATGAGGTTGATTTACAAGCAAGAGCAAGAGGCTCAAATTTGTATGTGCCAGAGAAGATAGTAGCTATGTTACCTCCACAAGCAACTGAGAAACTTGGTTTGGGTTTACAAGATGTTTCTCCGGCGTTATCTGTAGGTTTTAGGGTTGATCAGCAAGGTGATATCCAAGATATTGAAATATGTTTTAGTCATATAAAAGTTACCAGGTACTCTTATGAATTTGTCGAAAATAATAGCCAACTTTTAGAGCTTGGCGAGATTGTTGACTATGCTAAATATTTCACCGATAAGCGTTTATCTAAAGGTGCAGTTGAGCTTGACTTTCCAGAAATAAAGGTAACCATTGATGAAAACAAAAATGTTAAGCTGATAAATTTACCGCGTCTAAATTCAAGAACGCTTGTCAGAGATACAATGCTAATGGCAGGTGTTGCAGTAGCACAGTTTTGTATTAAAAATAATATTAGCGTACCTTTTTCAACACAGCCTGAGCATGAGCTTAGTCAAGATGATCTAGATAATCTTGATTCTATAGCCGATATGTTCGCGATACGTAAAAAGCTACAAAGAGGTAAGTATTCTACTCAGTCAGATATTCATGCTGGGATGGGATTAGATACTTATGTTCAAGTAACTAGTCCTTTAAGAAGATATCTAGATTTAGTTGTGCATTATCAACTATGCAATTTTCTACAGCATAAAGAGATGATAGATGCTCAAGAGATTGATAATATAATTGCTCAAGTTGATATCCCAATAAAATCTAACAGGCAAACAGAACGTTTCTCAAATTCACATTGGAAGTTGGTTTATTTAATGCAAAATCCTAATCTAGAGTTTGAAGCTACAGTTATTGAGAAACTAGAGAAAGGTAGGTTAATGGTTTCTATCGCTGATTTAGCGATGACCAAGAAACTTTCTGTCAGTGGAAAATATAATTTAAATGATAAGCTAAGGTTACAAAATACCTCTGTAAACCTTGTCACACAAGAAGTCTTCTTTAAGGTTATAGAAGAAAATTAACCACATTCTAACAGATAAATACACAGTTTTATCCACAGGTTGTGGAAAATAGTTTTTAATATTTTCATGTAATAAACCACATTGCTGTAAGTATTGAAAATAAAGGGTTTTTGCCAATTTTAAAACTATGCTATTTTATTAAGCTAAGATTTTTCACAAAAATCTCATATAGATATAAACAAACTTATCCACAGAAGCTGTTAATATGCTTTTTTCACAGCTTGTATCACTTAGTGTGTAAGGCTTTGGCAGATGTTTATCTTTTAGTTGTTAATAAATGCTTTAAATTAATGTATCATTCTAGTTAAAGTTAGAAGATACAAAGCTTTTATGAATTACGAACTTATTGAACCAGTGGATCAAGCAAAATTTTGCGTTATTTGGTTGCATGGTCTTGGTGCTGATGGTCATGATTTTGTGGATATTGTTAATTATTTTGATGTTTCATTAGCAAATATACGCTTTATTTTTCCTCATGCAGATGTGTTAGCAGTGACTATAAATATGGGTATGCAAATGCCTGCGTGGTACGATATTAAATCATTA
This Francisella opportunistica DNA region includes the following protein-coding sequences:
- a CDS encoding NAD-dependent succinate-semialdehyde dehydrogenase, with translation MSNNLLNKVISKYSFSGNRSFTVVNPATNQVICSLEEKSAQYVEDSILVSKHAQNAFRNKLAIEKSKLLAMWYDLVIDNIDDLAEIITLESGKPLAEAKVEVQYGANFIQWYAEKAKRIDSRVFDPNINNAEGRVDYYPVGVVAAITPWNFPFAMITRKAAPALAAGCSVILKPSELTPLTALAARELFIAAGAEESLLQVICGDSSVIGKELQKSSLVRKITFTGSTRVGKLLMQQAAETVKKVSLELGGNAPFIVFDNANLEKAVESLITAKIRNAGQVCIAPNRVFVHNSINKEFITKLKTALVNLKQGNGLDTDVKIGPLINKAAVEKVQQHVDDALAKGAKLVCGGRINPKLGGNFYEATILEDMQDSMVASCEETFGPIIAIFGFDSENEVIQRANNTKYGLASYFFSNDINQIRRVRNALAYGMVGINTGTISNEKAPFGGIKESGLGREGSDDGIYEFLEAKYSMQVFG
- a CDS encoding ribonuclease catalytic domain-containing protein — its product is MQKNSLVIFKSKPAKVVDVLDKKIEIETLDGKNIKLPAKNVQLLVDSEKDFELESLKELNIAELEVTWELLQEQQKTSIIELCELLFETVDINQAYTVWLLVSEGVYFSFDDDFSIKIHSQQQKDTILRNKQEKQHKEQELNDFIERLNNKNFNEEDKKFLQEIEALATLKTTKCRFFKYLNIEESENSAYKLLLDIGYWDEFFNPYLYRYGAELENNPAEFKYNFESDNQRVNLTHLHAYAIDDEGSNDPDDAISWDPDRNKIWVHIADPSSSISFGDEVDLQARARGSNLYVPEKIVAMLPPQATEKLGLGLQDVSPALSVGFRVDQQGDIQDIEICFSHIKVTRYSYEFVENNSQLLELGEIVDYAKYFTDKRLSKGAVELDFPEIKVTIDENKNVKLINLPRLNSRTLVRDTMLMAGVAVAQFCIKNNISVPFSTQPEHELSQDDLDNLDSIADMFAIRKKLQRGKYSTQSDIHAGMGLDTYVQVTSPLRRYLDLVVHYQLCNFLQHKEMIDAQEIDNIIAQVDIPIKSNRQTERFSNSHWKLVYLMQNPNLEFEATVIEKLEKGRLMVSIADLAMTKKLSVSGKYNLNDKLRLQNTSVNLVTQEVFFKVIEEN
- a CDS encoding MFS transporter encodes the protein MRIKSVIISSIGSTFETFDFHIFGLFALQISMSLLHKDTFNSSLILIFAIFGAGYFARPLGAIFWGNLGDKYGRTVPFKWTVILIGISSLVIAVLPSSSVIGVFSPLILAACRLIQGFSFGGELIAAVLLVYEQPAKRKSFYTSLVIFCATFGMILASIVYYFLSLVLTTEQFFAFSWRLAFAFGGIAVLVSYFWRASIQETLVTEFIGQRGLVALELLKTNIKLLLRCVLTVAATAIFLSTFIVFLPTFCQKSLGFDKVMTSVYVLVTIVTYAISALAGGYLGDIIGNKKTQALGIILAIIILIPLAISLLAKSTVALVFIGLFAIANGLVNANYMIVVLNRFDKLQRFSGLAITQNISMALFMGVLPVLFAYLVADLKLLSAPFYILFVLYLVALLSLFD
- a CDS encoding glycosyltransferase family 4 protein, which encodes MNIAQVCPAVIPVNNYGGTERVIYWLSGALAELGHQVLLIAPKGSYHENTNVKIIECEDFTNIATVVPQNIDIVHIHDLNYIDQVKSFNWLLTIHGNDKKKVFNNPYPQNIVGISRNHAVAHNLRHYVYNGVDSREFIFSPQKQDHFLFFSKVSYRAKGVDQAIKICCKSGVKLEIYGGDRKKLIRNPKSFLLSFKKDINIKGYASGEKKAQAFSQAKALLFPIQWSEPFGLVMVEAMMSGTPVIALNRGSVSEVVSFESGFVVNYLEQMVDAISKIDTIDPYKCRQYAIANFDISVCAKNYVKEYERVIAATCKK
- the aspS gene encoding aspartate--tRNA ligase encodes the protein MRTHYSSDINEKLQGQKVTVCGWVHRRRDHGGVIFLDIRDRTGLVQLVFNPDDDNFKVADSLRSEFVIKAEGVVNLRPEGQENKSIASGKVEIVGDSIEVINKSKTIPFQLDDYQATGEDVKLKYRYIDLRRPEMQHKLITRSKAIRYVRNFLDSNGFLDIETPFLTKATPEGARDYLVPSRNFNGRFYALPQSPQLFKQLLMVSGFDRYYQIVKCFRDEDLRADRQPEFTQIDIEASFIDEAFIMSTMEKMIAGLFKETIGVEFSTPFQVMAFADAIDKYGSDKPDLRIPLEFVNIKEEMQNEEFKVFSGPANDPQARVIAMRIPAGNDKLTRKMIDEYTNFVGIYGARGLAYIKINSLSQGKDGLQSPIVKNISEKTLFKVIEKTGAKEGDLLFFGAGKAKIVNDSMGALRAKIGEDLNLFDKDWAPLWVVDFPMFEKDDNRLYAMHHPFTAPKVSSVEELESTNPEQLSSRAYDIVINGYEVGGGSIRIHKHDIQAKVFNLLGICDEEAREKFGFMLDALSYGTPIHGGIAFGVDRLIMLLTGTTNIRDVIAFPKTQTASCLMTEAPSTVSLEQLNELGIAVKKEDK
- a CDS encoding glycosyl transferase family 90, with the protein product MKKLKYYTKHLSRAIIPKKIFELRLAHKLANISKFDKDYIEYRVNYYNKLSKPFSLQNSFSWKTFKRNMPVFDIADNSLAKKSINSAYFFDFKEFLVYFSKQNSFTTAFYDLTKIPKQPTFVKSRPISDDNQNSIVLKLDKVRHFSFFDDNQKFEDKLNMAVFRGACHQPARQYFIKNYYNLPNTNFGDTRKTSVREPFNKGFLSIEEQLKYKYIISIEGYDVATNLKWIMNSNSLCFMTKPKYETWFMEGTLLPDHHYVLLKDDYSDIQEKIDYYNNHPKEALKIIKNANEYVNQFKNRQREDLISLLVMKKYFDLNKTSY